The sequence below is a genomic window from Flavobacterium sediminilitoris.
ATAGATTATGTAGCCTTAGATTATAAAGCCTTACCCAATAAATTCAAAACAATTACAAAATCTAACTTGTTTGTCGAATTTGAAGCGTCATTTGAACTCTTAAAAGCTTCTAAAATTCCATACGAAATACGAACAACTTACCATTCTGAACTTTGTACCAATGCTGATTTAATTGAAATGCAAAATTATCTTAATAACAAAGGATATACAGGTAATTTCTATGTCCAAAATTTTAGTAACGGAAGCGAAACACTTTCTCCTTTACCTAGATCAGTCAACTTAAAAAAGAAAGATTCAGCTTCTATTAAAAATTCAAAAATTATAATTAGATAAAAAATACCGAAAACAATGTTTCGGTATTTTTTTATGCACTTTTATTTCCTTTTGGTAAATAATACAACCAACTAAACCCTATTAAAAACAACACTAGTGATGCTATAAAGGCAGGTATTAATATTTCCCTATTATCATCTAAAGCATTGTTTAATGCTGTATAAAGCAGCCAAATTTGCAAAGTAACATTCAGTATTAATATAAATATTAATGTTGATAATATGGTATTCAACTTATTTGGATTCGCTTTGTTCTGACTTGTTCTGAAATTACTCATAGTTTTACTTTTTAAATTAGCTTATCGCTTCTTGGAATGATTTTACAAAAACACCCGTTTCTTTAAAAAATACTTCTAATCTTGGTAAAGCTCTTGGCGGTGGGCCTTGTAGAACTTCTCCTGTCATAGCATCAAAATAACCTTTATGACAAGGACATTCAATTTTTCCAGAACCAGGTTCATAAAACACAGAACAAGATAAATGTGTACATTTTTGTTCGTACGCTCTAAATTCGCCATTTTCTAAATGAATAAGAATATAGGGAACTGTGCTTCCTTCAATAACAAAACCTCTAGTTCCTCCAACAGGTATTTCCTCTTTTTCACATACATAATGTTCCCCTGCTACTTTTTCTTTAGGGTCTAAATAGGCTTTTGCAGCTACTAAACCACTTCCAACCATTAAACCACCAGATACTAATGTTAAAAATTTAGCAAAATCACGACGGCTAACTTGTGTTGCATCTTGTTTATGAATAGGAAAATCTTTTTTCCAATTTTCATTATTATTTTTATCAGGCATAACTTAAGTTTAATATATTATTAATTCATTACTACCTTTCGGCATCATGATATTTACTTTTGTATTGACAACTTCTTTTCCAAAAACAAAAGTGTTTACTGGAGAACTGTTAGGACGCATTTCTTGAATTTCTTCTCTTGTACCATAAAATAAAGCACCACTTGGACAAACGGTTGCACACATTGGTTTTTTACCAACGCTTGTTCTATCGTAACACATAGTACACTTCATCATTAAGTCATATTCTTCTACTTTTTTTGGTACTCCAAACGGACAAGCAATTACACAGTTGGAACAACCAATACATCTTTCTGTATTTGCAGTATGTACAATTCCGAATTCATCTTTAGAAATAGCATCCGCAGGACAAACACTTGCACAAACAGGATCATCGCAATGCATACAAACTTGTACTGTTGTTTGAATCGTTTCAGAACGTTCCACATAATTGACATGAATCATAGAATCTTGTCCATTTGTTTCACATTCCGCACAAGCCATTTCACAAGCTTTACAACCAATGCAACGTTGCATATCTACAAAAAATTCTTCATTTTTATTAAAATTGGTATAATTCATATTTTAATTTTTTATAGATTAAATACTAGCGTATGCTTTCGTTTCACTTGATGGTTTTGCTTGTTGTCTTAAAGGTTCTAGTTTACAAGCAGAGACTTTAAATTCTGGAATTTTTGAAATAGGATCCAAAGTTCCAGGTGTTAATAAATTAGCCGATTTTAATCCAGACCAATGGTAAGGAATAAATACCGTGTCTTTACGAATAGTTTCTACAATATTTGCAGGAAATATAGCTTCACCTCTTCGAGTACTTACTTTAATTAATTCATTTTGTTGAATACCATATTTTGCAGCCAATTCTGGATGAATTTCTAATAATGGTTCTGGATATTGGTCAACTAATTTTCCAATTCTACGTGTCTGTGTTCCACTTAAATATTGTGAAACTACACGACCAGTTGTTAATGTTACTGGATAATTTTCATCTGTAACTTCACCTGGTAATTTATAAGGAGCTGGGTTAAAGTGTGCTTTACCATCTGGTGTTTTAAACTTTTTATCTTCCCAAAGTCTTGGAGTTCCTGGATGATCTTCCGTAGGACATGGCCAAAACATTCCCATATTATCTTCAATTCTTTTATACGTAATTCCGTTATAATCGGCAGTACCTCCTTTAGAAGCAACTCTTAATTCATTAAAAATAGCTTCATTATCATCATAAGTAAACTTATCTTTTACACCTAATCTTTCTGCTAATTCTAATAGAATAGAAGTATCTGTTCTTGCATCTCCTGGTGGAGTTACTGCTTGACGAATTCTAATTACTCTACCTTCGGCAGAAGTTGTTGTTCCTTCTTCTTCTTCCTGTAATGAACCTGCTAAAACAATGTCAGCATGACGAGCCGTTTCGTTTAAGAAAAAGTCGATACATACATAATATTCTAATTTTTCTAAAGCTTCACGAACGTAATTACTATTTGGTAAAGAAACCAATGGGTTAAAACATAAAGAAATTAAACCTTTTATTTCACCTCTATGAATGGCTTCAATAATTTCATAAGCAGATAATCCTTTTCCAGGCAAATCTTTTTCATCTATACCCCAAACTTCAGAAATATATTTTCTGTGTTCTGGGTTTTCAATATCTCTATTTCCAGGTAATTGATCACATTTGTGTCCGTGTTCTCTACCACCTTGACCATTTCCTTGACCAGTAATGGTTCCATAACCACAATAAGGTCTTCCAATTCTACCAGTTGCTAATACTAAATTGATACAACCTAAAACATTATCAACTCCTTTAGAATGATGTTCAATTCCTCTTGCATGTAATAAGAAACTTGTTTTGGCTTTACCCCAAAGTTCAGCAGCTTCTTTAATTTTTTCTTTTTTAATTCCTGTTACTTCTTCTGCCCATTCTAATGTATACTCTTTTACAGCATCGATAGTCATATCAAATCCTGAAGTATAATTATCAATAAAATCATGATCTAACATATCGTTATCAACCAAATATTTTAACATTGCCCCATATAAAGCTGAATCTGTTCCAGGTTTTACATTTAAATGCACATCAGCAGTTCTTGCTAACGGAATAACACGAGGATCAACAACAATAAGTTTTGCACCTCTATCACGTGCTTTCCATATCCAATGTGTTAATGTTGGGAAAGTTTCACTAATATTCGCTCCAGCGACAATAATAACTTCAGCATATTCTAAATCTGCATACGTATTAGAAGCTCGGTCTAAACCAAAAGCTTTTTTGTTTCCAGCACCAGCACTTACCATACACAAACGACCGTTATAATCTAGATTTTTTGTTTTAAGTGCTATACGAGCAAATTTACCAACCAAATAACTTTTTTCATTAGTTAAAGAAACTCCAGATAACATAGAAAAAGCATCATTTCCGTATTTTTCTTGAATACGTTTAATTTCTGAAACCGTTTTATCCATAGCTTCATTCCAAGAAATTGGTTCAAAACCTTTACCTTCTACTCGTTTTATAGGACTTAAAAGTCTGTCTGGATGATTATTTTGTAAGTAGCGTTGCACACCTTTTGGACACAATCTTCCTTCGTTAAAAGGAAATTCCATCCATGGTTCAAAACCTACTACTTTATTGGTTTTTACTAATAATTTTATTCCGCATTGCATACCACAAAAGCAACAATGCGTTTCAACCACTTTATCTGGTTCGTCCCTTCCTTCATATCCATCTTTTGGTGAATAATTTAAATGAGGTCCAAATTCTTCTATAATTTTTTCTGCTGAAACAGGTAATTTTGCCATGTCTTTATATTTTCTGTTCTTGTTTTTTTAAGTGTTCTGATTAAATCTCAACTGTAAACTATATTCACAAACTGTGTCTGAACACTAAAAACTGAACACTGATTACTTATAAACTATCCAAATAATTTTCCACCCTCTTGTCTAGCTTTCAAATGTGCTTGAGCTAAACGCGATCTTTTTCCTTCTGGGCTTAAATCTAAATGTGAACTCCCATCTTCTCTATCGAAATTGAAACCTAATTCTTTTGTAACAATTTTTAAGTCATTAACATGAAGATTTGTTGTAAACTCTTTACCAGTATGTTCACAAATTGCCATTCCTTGCTTCATTCCTTCTTTCTTGTAAATATGAGCACCAATTTGTGCTGGTCTTTGAATAATATGAAAGAATTTTCCAAACGGAATCCAAATAAGAAACATAATTACGGTAACCGCATGCGTAACTGCAAGAAAATCAAAGGCAAAACCTTTCATAAATTGGTATGAATAGGTTAATCCCAAACCTGTTACTGAGATTGCAATTAATAAAATTAAAGGAAGTAAATCTCCTTCAAAAGTTTGTGTTGCAATTAAACCAGGGTTTGTAAGACGTCTTCTCAAATAATAAAGAGAACCTAAAATTACCAACCAAGAAGACCAATTTAAAGCATGGAATGTTAAAAACGCAATAACTGAACCCAACTTAAATGACATTATGTGGAAACCAAAAAAATGAGCTTCATAAATATCAATTCCTCCTGGAGCCAACGTAAAATGAATCCATCCAAAAGTCAAAGGAATTGTAATTAAAAAAGCAGAAGTACAACCAACAGCTATCATAAAATGGGCAATCCAACGGTACTTTCCTCTAGGATAAATAAATTTTTGGAAAGCAATATTTTCAATCGATTCTTTAGAAACAAACCAAAGATGAGAAAACACTTTTCCTGTTACTAAGTAACTAACTCCTCTTTTAAAATATATCCATGTTGGAGGACGTTGTAACCAAACAGAATAGCGATATACAATACCAAAAAAAGCAAATAGTGTCCCAAATAAATAGGTAATTAATGCAGCATCGAAGTTTTGTAAATTTCTAGATCCGAAAAACACCAAAGAAATCATAAAAACAGATAAAGCTGTAGCTATGAGCAATGCTTTTGTATTAAATGTTTTGTTCTTCATTTGTATACTATAATTTGTTTTAGTGAGATAAAATTCATCTTCAAAAAAGACAAATTTTACCATCATTTAAATATAATAAAAATTTATAACTTATTCTTTCACAAACACTTCTGTTATGAAAAGAATTATTATAATTATTTATGGATTATCCACTTCTCTTTTAGGTCCTTGATAATACCACCAGTTCAGAATTAAGCAAATTAAATAATAAACTGCAAAACCATATAACGCATATTCAGGCGTTCCAGCAGTTACTTGTTGTCCAAATACATTAGGAATAATAAATGCTCCATAAGCAGCAATTGCAGCTGTCCAGCCTAATACAGGACCTGCTTTTTCTTTACTAAAAATATAAGGAATACTTCTAAAAGTAGATCCGTTTCCAATACCAGTTGTTAAGAATAAAACCATAAATGCACCGAAAAATGGCCACCAATATGATTCTGGAGTTTCAGAACCTCTTGCTTGTACAACATAATAAGCAACTGTTAATGCAGCTATAATTTGAAAAATAGTACTCCACATTGTAATTTTTGCTCCACTATTCACTTTATCAGAAAGAATTCCTCCAATTGGTCTAACTAAAGCGCCAAAGAGTGGTCCTAAGAATGCCCAAAGCATAATGTTAGGAGCATTAGGGTTTACCCATTCTGGATCAACTGGATTTGAATACACAAATATATCTTGCGCTAATTTTGGAAATACCATTGAAAACCCAATAAATGAACCGAAAGTCATGGTATAAATAATTGTCATTATCCAATTGTGTTTGTCACCCAATATTGAAAATTGTTTATTAAGATTCTCTTTTATATCAGCAGGAGTTCCATATTTCATTAATAAAACAGTAAGAACAATTACTATGGGAAGTACTATCCACATTGCAGAATCTTTCATTCCAAATGATTCCCAAGGAATTCCAACTAACATAAAAGCACCAATACCAGCTGCTATTAAACCTAACATTATCATATATAATGTTTTTGAAATTCCTTTTGCAGTATTTGGCATACTTGGAGTTCCTGTAGATACATTATTCATTCCGAAAAATGCAGCTAAAGAAGCTAATATAATAAGCGGAACCCAAATCCATGCTGCATTTTGCATCCCTTCAAAAGGAGCTCCTTTCGCTGTTGCAATTGCACCAGCTGTTCCACCAAATAAAGAGAATGTTACAATAAACGGAATTGTTTTTTGCATCACTGCAACTCCCAAGTTACCTAGTCCTGCATTCATACCTAATGCATATCCTTGTGCTTTTTTAGGGAAAAAGAATGAGATATTACTCATTGAAGAAGAGAAATTACCACCACCAAGTCCAGATAATAAGGCCATAATAGCAAAGAATAAATATGGTGAATTTACATCAGACAAGGCTATTCCTGTTCCTACTGCTGGAATAAGTAATAATGCGGTTGTTATAAAAACTACATTTCTACCACCACCTAATGAAATCAAAAAAGAGTTAGGTAATCGCAAAGTTGCTCCTGCTAAACCTGCAATTGCTGGTAACGTATAGTAAAGATTATTTACTTCTTTTAATGCATTTACATAGGCTTCAGTTCCTACCACAAGTCCATCGGTCATTCCGAAATTGAAGCCAAATTCTTTCATGTACTTAATAAGTACGCCCCACATAATCCATACAGAGAATGCAAGTAATAATGCAGGAATAGAAGTCCATAGATTTTTAT
It includes:
- a CDS encoding Rieske (2Fe-2S) protein gives rise to the protein MPDKNNNENWKKDFPIHKQDATQVSRRDFAKFLTLVSGGLMVGSGLVAAKAYLDPKEKVAGEHYVCEKEEIPVGGTRGFVIEGSTVPYILIHLENGEFRAYEQKCTHLSCSVFYEPGSGKIECPCHKGYFDAMTGEVLQGPPPRALPRLEVFFKETGVFVKSFQEAIS
- a CDS encoding MFS transporter yields the protein MKNKTFNTKALLIATALSVFMISLVFFGSRNLQNFDAALITYLFGTLFAFFGIVYRYSVWLQRPPTWIYFKRGVSYLVTGKVFSHLWFVSKESIENIAFQKFIYPRGKYRWIAHFMIAVGCTSAFLITIPLTFGWIHFTLAPGGIDIYEAHFFGFHIMSFKLGSVIAFLTFHALNWSSWLVILGSLYYLRRRLTNPGLIATQTFEGDLLPLILLIAISVTGLGLTYSYQFMKGFAFDFLAVTHAVTVIMFLIWIPFGKFFHIIQRPAQIGAHIYKKEGMKQGMAICEHTGKEFTTNLHVNDLKIVTKELGFNFDREDGSSHLDLSPEGKRSRLAQAHLKARQEGGKLFG
- a CDS encoding MFS transporter, which produces MSVNIKDWNVDDEGFWKSTGKKIADKNLWTSIPALLLAFSVWIMWGVLIKYMKEFGFNFGMTDGLVVGTEAYVNALKEVNNLYYTLPAIAGLAGATLRLPNSFLISLGGGRNVVFITTALLLIPAVGTGIALSDVNSPYLFFAIMALLSGLGGGNFSSSMSNISFFFPKKAQGYALGMNAGLGNLGVAVMQKTIPFIVTFSLFGGTAGAIATAKGAPFEGMQNAAWIWVPLIILASLAAFFGMNNVSTGTPSMPNTAKGISKTLYMIMLGLIAAGIGAFMLVGIPWESFGMKDSAMWIVLPIVIVLTVLLMKYGTPADIKENLNKQFSILGDKHNWIMTIIYTMTFGSFIGFSMVFPKLAQDIFVYSNPVDPEWVNPNAPNIMLWAFLGPLFGALVRPIGGILSDKVNSGAKITMWSTIFQIIAALTVAYYVVQARGSETPESYWWPFFGAFMVLFLTTGIGNGSTFRSIPYIFSKEKAGPVLGWTAAIAAYGAFIIPNVFGQQVTAGTPEYALYGFAVYYLICLILNWWYYQGPKREVDNP
- a CDS encoding DUF6755 family protein, with the protein product MSNFRTSQNKANPNKLNTILSTLIFILILNVTLQIWLLYTALNNALDDNREILIPAFIASLVLFLIGFSWLYYLPKGNKSA
- a CDS encoding molybdopterin oxidoreductase family protein, with amino-acid sequence MAKLPVSAEKIIEEFGPHLNYSPKDGYEGRDEPDKVVETHCCFCGMQCGIKLLVKTNKVVGFEPWMEFPFNEGRLCPKGVQRYLQNNHPDRLLSPIKRVEGKGFEPISWNEAMDKTVSEIKRIQEKYGNDAFSMLSGVSLTNEKSYLVGKFARIALKTKNLDYNGRLCMVSAGAGNKKAFGLDRASNTYADLEYAEVIIVAGANISETFPTLTHWIWKARDRGAKLIVVDPRVIPLARTADVHLNVKPGTDSALYGAMLKYLVDNDMLDHDFIDNYTSGFDMTIDAVKEYTLEWAEEVTGIKKEKIKEAAELWGKAKTSFLLHARGIEHHSKGVDNVLGCINLVLATGRIGRPYCGYGTITGQGNGQGGREHGHKCDQLPGNRDIENPEHRKYISEVWGIDEKDLPGKGLSAYEIIEAIHRGEIKGLISLCFNPLVSLPNSNYVREALEKLEYYVCIDFFLNETARHADIVLAGSLQEEEEGTTTSAEGRVIRIRQAVTPPGDARTDTSILLELAERLGVKDKFTYDDNEAIFNELRVASKGGTADYNGITYKRIEDNMGMFWPCPTEDHPGTPRLWEDKKFKTPDGKAHFNPAPYKLPGEVTDENYPVTLTTGRVVSQYLSGTQTRRIGKLVDQYPEPLLEIHPELAAKYGIQQNELIKVSTRRGEAIFPANIVETIRKDTVFIPYHWSGLKSANLLTPGTLDPISKIPEFKVSACKLEPLRQQAKPSSETKAYASI
- a CDS encoding 4Fe-4S dicluster domain-containing protein, which produces MNYTNFNKNEEFFVDMQRCIGCKACEMACAECETNGQDSMIHVNYVERSETIQTTVQVCMHCDDPVCASVCPADAISKDEFGIVHTANTERCIGCSNCVIACPFGVPKKVEEYDLMMKCTMCYDRTSVGKKPMCATVCPSGALFYGTREEIQEMRPNSSPVNTFVFGKEVVNTKVNIMMPKGSNELIIY